CGAGTCCGGCGTCACCGACATCCGACAGGCGCTGACGGAGATCCGGGACGCGATGGAGGCCTCGTCGGAGGTCGCCGAGGAGATGGACCAGCTCGAGGCACACATGCACGAGGTGGGTGAGATCGTCGAGATGATAAGCGACATCGCGGACCAGACGAACATCCTCGCGCTGAACGCCAACATCGAGGCCGCCCGCGCCGGTGATGCCGGCAGCGGGTTCGCCGTCGTCGCGAACGAGGTCAAGAGCCTCTCGGACCAGTCACGGGAGTCCGCCGACGAGATCGTCGACATCATCGACGACGCCCAGACGATGACCGAACAACTCGTGACCAGCATCCAGGACGCGAACAGTCAGGTCAGCACAGGCGCCGATTCGGTCGACGACGCGGTCGAGACCATCGAGACGCTCCGGGAGCAGATTCAGGCGACCAACCGCGGCGTCGAGGAGATAACCGACGCCGTCGACTCGCAGGCCCACGACGCCGAAGAGGTGAGCGCCGTCTTCGAGGACACCGCCGCGATGGCCCAGGAGGTCAGTGCCTCCATCCAGGAGATCGCCGCCGGCGTCGACGAACAGACCCAGGCGATGGACCAGGTCGCGGACCGGGCGCAGTACCTCAGCGGGGTGAGCGACGACCTCCACGAGCTCGTGGACCTGTTCCGACTCGCGAAAGACGAGACGGCGCGGGTCGACGACGTCGAGGGCGTAGCGAAGGTGCAAGCCTCGACCGGCGGGGGCGTGGAACGGTCGAGCGAGATTACGGACGAGCGGCCAGCCGACGGGACCGAAGACAGTCCGACCGACGGCCCGGAGACGCTCTCGCCGGACGACTTCCAGTGAGTTACTGCCAGTCGTCCAGGACGACGACCTGGTCGCTCGCCAGCCACTGACCGGGTTCCTCGGTCGCAAGCGTCGCCTTCTCGCCGATCATCTCGAATTTTGGTGCGTCCATACTCACACATCATACTGGGTCTGCCTATCGGTGATACCTACCCTGTTTGGCTCTGCGCGCCGGCCCTCACCGGGAGGCCCAGTCGACCATCCGACCGTATACGGGGTCGCCCGAGAGCGCGTCGGCGTCGCCCACGAGCACGAGCGACTTCTTCGCCCGTGTCAGCGCGACGTTGATGCGCCGGTAGTCCTCGAACAGCGGCCCGTCCAGCGTACCAGTCGCGGTAAAGGAGACGACGATAACCTCCTTGCTGGAGCCCTGGAACCGGTCGACGGTGTCGACGGCGACGTCGGTGAGCCGCCTGGATATCTCCGAGACCTGGGCGCGGTAGGGGGCGATGACGCCGATATCGGCCGCCGGGACGCCCGCCTCGCGGTAGGCGGCGACGACGTCGGCCACGGCGTCGGCCTCCGTCGGATTCGTGTTGCCGACCTGCGTGCCGTCGGGGTCGACAAACGAGACGCGGTCACGGAGATGCGACGGGAGTGAATCGAGTGAGACACCCGCCAGGTCGTCGATTCGCTGGCCGGCCACGTCGCCGTTCGCCGGGCGCAGCGCGCCGTCGTAGAACTCCTGCGAGGCGAACGCCTGGATGTGCTGGGCCATCCGGTACTGCTTGTCGAGCATCACGCCAGCGTCCGGATAGGCCTCGATGAGGCGCTCGAACAGCGACGTGGTGAGCGTCTCGTCTTCCGACTGGACGACCGGCGGGAGCTGCTGGTGGTCGCCGACGAGGACGAACCGGTCGGCGAGCGTCGTCGCGGCCAGCGTCCCCGGTTCGGTCAGCTGGCCGGCCTCGTCGACGACGGCGACGTCGAACGACTGGCTCTGGAGCGCGGTGCTCCCGCAGGTCGCCGTCGTCGCCGCGACGACCTGCGCGTTCTGGAGGGTGGCAGCGCACTCGCCGGGGTCGCCGCTCGTCTCCAGGCGGTATTTCTGCATGTCCTCCCGGACGCCGCTCTCGGTCCCGACCCGGACGACGTCGGTGAATCCCTGTTCTTCGAGGGCTTCGATAGCGTTGTCGACGGCGCGGTTGGTGAACGCCGAGAGGAGCACCCGGTCGCCTCGTTCTACCAATGTCCGGACCATCCGGGCGAGGGTGTAGGTCTTGCCGGTTCCGGGCGGGCCGTGGACCAGGGCGAGGTCCTCGGCCCCGACGGCCAGCGAGACGGCCTCGTCCTGGGCGGCGTTGTTGTCGATGAACGTCTCGGCGACGTCCTCGAACGCGGGGTCGCGGCGGCCAAACAGGACGTCTTTCGCCTCGGCGGACTGTTTCAGGAGCGCGTCGTGCAGCGCGTTCTGGAGCCGACTCGTCGTGAGTTCCGAGGGGTAGACGTCCAGGCGGCGCAGGTCGAACGGTTCGTCGGCGGTGACGACGATCTCCTCGCCGGCCTCGCGGTCACCACTGGTGCCCTCGGCGTCCGCCACCCCGCCACCGATTCGTTCGACGCGGGCGAGTTCGGCGTTCCCGGTGATGGGGTCGCCGTCGCTCGCCAGCACGAGGTTCCCCTCGCGTATCTTCGAGACGGCGCCGGTCCCCCTGGCGCGCAGTTCCCAGCGGCCGCCGTCGAGTTCCCGGCGGCCGGTGGGTTCCAGGTCCACGAGCGCCCGGTCGTCGTCGGCGCGTTCCTCGGGTGTCTGCTCCCAGAGCTTCGCGTACTCGCGGTGGACCGCGCGGCGTTCGGCCTCGATGGCCTCGTAGAACCGCTCGAAGTACTCGCGTTCGTCCTCGGGGATGGCGACGCCGACCTGCCCGGCCTTCGACTCCTGGTCGAGGCGGCCGGAGACGGCCATACAGGTGTCCTGCTCGAAGCAGTACTCGCACTTCGCGTTGGCCTCGTAGCCCGTCGGCACGCCGGTGTCGTGTTCCATCGCGGCGATGGCGTTCCGGGTCCGAATCACGTAGTTCAGCAGTCCCGGCCCGATGGAGAACTCCTTGGCCGGCGAGAGGTCGCCGCTCTCCTCGTTCCGGTCGACGGCCGCGTTCTTGGTGTAGAGCAGCGTTCCCGTGTTGGGTGCCGCTTCGATAGGACTCTGTGAGCCACCG
This DNA window, taken from Haloarcula ordinaria, encodes the following:
- a CDS encoding AAA domain-containing protein; this encodes MSGADSLRGVVVDVDDPKTVQTGHGESDLCEVTVRPERGAGEPTTVTLWGKWTETGAVIEPGMELAVYDADEREYQGETQYSVGSGATVVVEPDFLVDVTDVRAWVQCPRMYYLRKLDGADLAYPLVKGTVVHEVFGDLLRGRDVDAAIEAQVRDAGLDIGLLGREADEVAGDVRDHAKAIEGWLNQGTLTETDQWRSEMTLISERFGMKGRADAVRRGMPVELKTGKNTKREPRFQDKIQATAYALMLGEREANSLEASEVMAGDGGSQSPIEAAPNTGTLLYTKNAAVDRNEESGDLSPAKEFSIGPGLLNYVIRTRNAIAAMEHDTGVPTGYEANAKCEYCFEQDTCMAVSGRLDQESKAGQVGVAIPEDEREYFERFYEAIEAERRAVHREYAKLWEQTPEERADDDRALVDLEPTGRRELDGGRWELRARGTGAVSKIREGNLVLASDGDPITGNAELARVERIGGGVADAEGTSGDREAGEEIVVTADEPFDLRRLDVYPSELTTSRLQNALHDALLKQSAEAKDVLFGRRDPAFEDVAETFIDNNAAQDEAVSLAVGAEDLALVHGPPGTGKTYTLARMVRTLVERGDRVLLSAFTNRAVDNAIEALEEQGFTDVVRVGTESGVREDMQKYRLETSGDPGECAATLQNAQVVAATTATCGSTALQSQSFDVAVVDEAGQLTEPGTLAATTLADRFVLVGDHQQLPPVVQSEDETLTTSLFERLIEAYPDAGVMLDKQYRMAQHIQAFASQEFYDGALRPANGDVAGQRIDDLAGVSLDSLPSHLRDRVSFVDPDGTQVGNTNPTEADAVADVVAAYREAGVPAADIGVIAPYRAQVSEISRRLTDVAVDTVDRFQGSSKEVIVVSFTATGTLDGPLFEDYRRINVALTRAKKSLVLVGDADALSGDPVYGRMVDWASR